ttcacaggggacgtggctgggctccagaacggttagtacagctccttaccaggctgatttacatataatatataaatcattttttacactccaTAAAAACActcagatatgggacaggtatattgcggacatgctagcggcgacctAGCCGTGCATAtctgcatctctatagggtaaaaagaggtgacagaatccctttacgttctttttataacctaacccacaGGATCTCCGCGATCAAGAACATGTCCTGTTTGTATAGTAGTATGTCTGCATGGTTTGTCTCCAGAAGGACAGGTGAAGCCTGTGGTGCTGGGTCCAGCTATGTCCAAACGGACGAATGTATATCTGTGGCCTAACGCTCCATAAAAGTGGTACAGTTCAGTAAAGGTAGCACCCTTTTCTTTTCCCCAGGCAACTGAAGAAGTGTCTAAAAACCTGGTGGCAATGAAGGAGATCCTTTATGGGACGAATGAGAAGGAACCTCAGACTGAAGCCGTGGCACAGCTCGCTCAGGAACTGTACAACAGCGGCCTCCTTGGAACTTTAGTGGCTGATCTCCAGCTCATTGACTTTGAGGTACCAGTGACATTTTGATGGTAGACAGCTAGCCGTAAACGTGTGTTGTATTTGCACCATGTGCCTGCCTGGCACGGGGGGCGTGCTGTTAGACCGTGGCACACTTTTCAGCTACAGATTGCACTTGAACAAAGCTTACAGTGTATTCTTTCCAGGGCAAGAAGGATGTGGCTCAGATCTTCAATAATATATTACGAAGGCAGATTGGAACACGGACCCCAACAGTGGAATATATATGCACCCAGCAGAATATTCTCTTCATGCTGTTGAAAGGGTAATGGCCTATGTAGTTACGTAATCGGCATTCAGATGAGTAATGTGTGTCTCTGAGCTAGGTGTGAACAGGGCATTGTTGGGGTCAAATAAAAAATTGACCGTATGAAGTGGAACTGGATGAAATAGACAAGGGAACTGGTTTAATTGTGAAAGCATGGGATGGAAGGCTTTGCGATACTTCAGGGCTCGGTCATGTGTCTTCATGGTTTCCTCCTTCTCCCATTGATAGGTACGAGTCTCCAGAGATTGCTTTGAATTGCGGAATCATGCTGCGGGAGTGTATCAGACATGAACCACTTGCCAAGATTATTTTGTGGTCTGAGCAGTTTTACGACTTCTTCCGATATGTAGAAATGTCAACCTTTGATATCGCTTCTGATGCCTTTGCTACGTTTAAGGTATGATTTCTTCATTTGTATTTAATGGGGTCTTCCACTTTGGATAAATCCCTACTGGTTAGAATGTGTcacccgtaaaaaaaaaaaaaaaaaaattctgtccatTTAAAACTAGATATTGAAACAtattcattttttcagtttttattctACGAGTACATGTTGCCCgagctgctgttaacagcatttgGAGACATGCTTTATGGCAGCCGCATGGACCTACTGAATTCTGCGTCCACCACCAATTGTGGATGCTAGATCCTGTGTTATTTGTATATAGGTGAAAGCTTTCATagcaatcctgcctgtgatgatctcctgacatgtctgttttagtaaattttTGTATTCTTCATGAAAAAATAAttatggagcatcttttcttataacaCGGCAGTGTACTGCTCCAATGTTATTCCTCCCAGACATGTACAAATAAATCCAAAAGCGGAATGGTTGTGTCCCTGCATACTCCAgagttgtatgtatgtgtgtgtgtgtgtgtgtgtatatatatatatattaattataaaaaaatggcagcaccgaCTATAAACAAGGAGAGATGGATGGGTGCTAAGTCCTAGGGTGTTGACTAGTAACCCAGAAAAATATTGAAGAAAATTGGACAGCACTCCAAAGGCTATAAAAGTGTAAAAAGTTTATTTACCCATGTGGAACATGGCTTTAtggatgagccgaaacgtcgctgctgatATGTTCCACGTGGGTAAATAAACTTTTTACACTTTTATAGCCTttggagtgctgtccatttttatatatctatatatctatatctatatatctatatatctatatatatatatctatatctatatctctatatatatatatatatatatatatatatatatatatatatataaataaaaatataatgggCACTGGAAAAACACAATATGGGTGCTAAGTCCAGGGaggtagcagcttaccccgtatgaaaaacggacagcattcaaagtaaaaaatagtggtgtttattcacccatgtggatggcaacatttcatctcatacaagagcctttttttttatatatatattaaagtagCATTAGATAAAAAATTGTGTTTGTGtttcttttattgttttttgttgccatattctgacacccataacttttttatttttccgtcggtGGCACTGTGCAAGGGCTTGtgttttttgcagggtgacattTCAGATATTCAGTGCTGTACATGCTTTTAATGACACTGTTCTTTTCCAGGTCAGTTACTTATTCACTTCACTGTTTTTCTTTGTCAGGACCTATTGACTAGGCATAAACTCCTGAGTGCCGAGTTTTTGGAACAGCATTATGATCGGGTAAGATGCAAACGAGATAATTACTGCACTTTACCCTATTTTTAACCCTATTAGATGTTTTTCTCCTTTGCACATTATTCTTTGCACACATGCACCCCATTCTTGGCTGCACTTGATGCTAACATTTGTATCTATGTAcggtatttttttgtttcagttcttCAGTGAATATGAGAAATTGTTGCACTCAGAAAACTATGTGACGAAGAGACAGTCCTTGAAGGTATGCTTGTAACCTGCATTCACTAAAGACAAAGTTCTGTCAGCGTAATTTGCTGCCCTATGTAAGGGAAGTATAAAACGCGGCTGCTCCCGTCCATATTTATCTAATGTTTGTGGTCATAATTTAATGCTTTGGACTATGCAAACTAAATAGCTTCAcccataaaatattttaaaaaaaatgtaactggcaAAAGACAATTTCTGGTGGAAccaaagaggggaaaaaaaaggaagacaaatTATAATGATTGGGCTTTGTACAGTACTGAAGCTCCCTAGCTGATGGATTCTGTACTGTGCCTTTGTCAAAAATCGTACAGGTGCTTCTGTACTGTTTTGCGCCTgcaccaaacactgaagtgaagGCACATGGCGAGACTTCTGGGCCAGGTGTGATTATGTCTTCTGTCTTCActgcctagccctgtcagtcaaagtggtgGGGACCGTGGCCTGAAGGAGATTCGGGCACAACAGCAATGCCCTTGCTGCAGCCAGGGACTAAATTGCATATTGCTGTGCTGTTTCTTCTGCAGTGCGGCCATGAATTGAGATGGGGCCAACACCATTAGATTCAGCTTAGAAGGGCACATCTCCCATATCAGCTGGTTTTATTGAGAGGTATTTAGTGACAGATTCCCCATAAGCCCAAACAGGCCCGGCCATTAAGgtgttaaataataataattattattattgaaaCATAATTATTTGCAACAAGGTCACTGTGGGCctaataatttattatttttatttatatctgCATTTTAGCTGAATTTAGTATTTGTGTTTGAATGAGGGCTAGCTAGTGTTAGCAAGGGACTTGAGAATACGTATAGATAGAGacacacataaaatatatatatattttatttatttatattataggCGGCTGCTATCTTGTTTCTGTCAAAATGTATGAACTGGATTTTTGCATAATTAGTTAAATTAATCTTTTCCACCGTTATGTCCATTCATCCTATTCTTTTATTTCCATGAAGCTACTTGGTGAACTTCTTTTGGATCGACACAATTTCACCATCATGACAAAGTATATCAGTAAACCTGAAAACCTCAAGCTGATGATGAATCTGCTACGTGACAAGAGCCGCAACATCCAGTTTGAAGCTTTCCATGTGTTTAAGGTGCTACACTAGtgacaatagtttttttttttttgtgtgtgctaaAAGATTGAGATGGCAAGAAGTAGAGGTGATATCGttagcttaaccccttagtgaccacacatATGTGTTTGTACAGCGTTcagtaaggggccttaggctgggctgccgaTTTTTTTACGTGTAGCGGGGACCCGGCTCTCCCATGAGAgcctccctgctctaacagcccataCCGGCAATAGTGCCGATCCTGGCTCTTTAACACTATACATGCCatgggcaatggcgcccgccgcatgtaaagtgctgacggaGGGAGCGGACTccgtctgtctcccatcggcaccccgcaaatgcggtcgcggggtgccgatgtgtgtgaaggctgcctggggtctgatgtaggccccagactagccttcagtaatttccagcaggctgcgcctgttTGGCGCAGCCTTctggtcaatgttagaatagcattgccattaaaatgcaatgcactatagggatagtgcattgcattttaaaagcaatcaaaaagctgccctttgtgggactattaagtggtaaaaaaaaactcatttatcCAGTCAAAAAATCCCAtaagaaaatacgcttttcaatgaaaaataaaatataaaaaaaaaaaaaaaatcgtaaccatatgtttggtattgccgtgtccgtaacgacctggactacataaatattatgcaaattatcccctatggtgaaagccgtaaaaaattaatttaaaaaagacAATTACCAATTTATTCTTATTTGCCACTGAAAAAAcagaataacaagcgatcaaaaagagccATTTACAGTactccaaaataatgccaatgaaaAATAcgagtcgtcccgcaaaaatcaagccttctcacaactccatagaaagaaaaataaaaaaagttatgggtcttgggaaacggcaatgtaaaaacatttttttcttaaaaaaaaaaaaaggggggggggtttattgcaaaaagtagtaaaatta
The sequence above is a segment of the Bufo bufo chromosome 4, aBufBuf1.1, whole genome shotgun sequence genome. Coding sequences within it:
- the LOC120997651 gene encoding calcium-binding protein 39; its protein translation is MPFPFGKSHKSPADIVKNLKESIAVLEKQDISDKKAEKATEEVSKNLVAMKEILYGTNEKEPQTEAVAQLAQELYNSGLLGTLVADLQLIDFEGKKDVAQIFNNILRRQIGTRTPTVEYICTQQNILFMLLKGYESPEIALNCGIMLRECIRHEPLAKIILWSEQFYDFFRYVEMSTFDIASDAFATFKDLLTRHKLLSAEFLEQHYDRFFSEYEKLLHSENYVTKRQSLKLLGELLLDRHNFTIMTKYISKPENLKLMMNLLRDKSRNIQFEAFHVFKVFVANPNKTQPVLDILLKNQSKLIEFLSKFQNDRTEDEQFNDEKTYLVKQIRDLKRPAQQEA